From one Acidobacteriota bacterium genomic stretch:
- a CDS encoding MFS transporter encodes MIGDGVESGYLSPYLVGRGMAINDVASIMTVYGTTAAIAGWFSGALSDVWGPRRVIVTGWLIWLAFQVAFLKIGLLHATPSAVMLTYGLRGFGYPLFAFGFLVWITVAAPKYRMASAMGWFWFAFTGGLPTLGSLVARYSIPRIGAYNTFWISTGLVMAGGIILLAGVRETRGARRLVEEDKRPVAALLHSVALAWRKPKIGIACIVRIINTAPEFGFFIILPGFFEDVIGFSQAQFLTLLSAIFLSNILWNLLFGLIGDRFGWRMTVATCGGFGSAVTTLLLFYIPLATHNYVASIAVGMLYGATLAGYVPLSALMPMLAPEHRGEALSMLNLGAGAAMQVGPLLVRVFFHHVGVKGMMWIFAGLYLASGLLALMLTTDEEMVEAV; translated from the coding sequence ATGATTGGAGACGGCGTTGAATCGGGATATCTGTCGCCCTACCTCGTGGGTCGCGGAATGGCGATCAACGACGTCGCTTCGATCATGACCGTGTACGGCACGACTGCCGCAATCGCCGGCTGGTTTTCTGGCGCATTGTCGGACGTGTGGGGGCCACGGCGCGTCATCGTTACTGGATGGTTGATCTGGCTGGCGTTTCAGGTTGCGTTCCTGAAGATTGGGCTGCTGCACGCAACGCCATCGGCTGTGATGCTGACGTATGGCCTGCGCGGGTTTGGCTATCCGCTGTTCGCCTTCGGGTTCCTGGTGTGGATTACGGTGGCTGCGCCGAAATACCGTATGGCATCCGCAATGGGCTGGTTCTGGTTTGCGTTTACAGGGGGTCTTCCAACACTTGGATCGCTGGTTGCGCGGTACTCGATTCCAAGGATCGGAGCGTACAACACCTTCTGGATCTCCACGGGACTGGTGATGGCAGGCGGCATCATTCTTCTTGCCGGAGTTCGAGAGACGAGAGGCGCGCGCCGATTGGTTGAAGAAGATAAGCGCCCTGTCGCGGCGCTGCTGCACTCGGTTGCATTGGCGTGGCGCAAGCCGAAGATCGGCATAGCGTGCATCGTCCGCATCATCAATACCGCGCCGGAGTTCGGTTTCTTCATCATCCTGCCGGGATTTTTTGAAGATGTCATCGGGTTCAGCCAGGCGCAGTTCCTTACGCTACTGAGCGCTATCTTCCTGTCGAACATTCTCTGGAATCTCCTGTTCGGTTTGATCGGAGATCGATTTGGCTGGCGGATGACAGTGGCAACCTGTGGAGGGTTCGGTTCGGCGGTAACGACGTTGCTGCTCTTTTACATTCCTTTGGCGACCCACAACTATGTTGCGAGTATTGCCGTTGGGATGCTGTATGGCGCGACGTTGGCAGGCTATGTTCCGTTGTCGGCGCTGATGCCGATGCTGGCCCCGGAGCATCGCGGCGAAGCGCTTTCGATGTTGAACCTCGGCGCGGGAGCAGCTATGCAGGTGGGGCCACTATTGGTCAGGGTGTTCTTCCACCACGTTGGGGTTAAAGGGATGATGTGGATCTTTGCCGGGTTGTACCTTGCGAGCGGGTTGCTCGCGCTGATGCTGACGACAGATGAAGAAATGGTGGAAGCGGTCTAG
- a CDS encoding carbohydrate kinase, whose translation MAWIAIDAGTSVIKSVAFTSDGRELALARAKTKVRHVQPNFSEQNMEEVWQAVVETVRDVAVRCGEAIEGLVTTAQGDGCWLVDREGNPVRDAVLWNDGRAYAVVERWRTEGVVDRAFCLSGSVAYAGLSSAIASWLSENEAETMDRAAWILSCNGWIFSRMTRRFLSDRSDGSNPYSDVEKGEYSTELLRLYGREPDAKLLPEIASGKKLSAPLDEAAARQMGLTAGIPAIMAPYDIVSTAYGCGVGSAGQACVILGTTLCPEVVTDRIDLNETPAGTTIALGGGRFLRAMPTLTGCEALEWAARMLGCDGLHGLEELAARSEAAGAATYFLPYLSPAGERAPFLAPEASGSFHGITLATTREEIALSVYEGLSFVIHECLEESASYLSEMRVTGGGARSDLWCQLIADVTGLRVLRPEGSEQGAQGAFLFAQAVEQGESIESVLQRMPISTVVFSPREARLSVLRRRYEIWKSLRAVVAPEWSALRGER comes from the coding sequence GTGGCCTGGATAGCAATTGACGCGGGAACGTCGGTGATCAAGTCAGTCGCCTTCACTTCGGATGGGAGAGAGTTGGCGCTGGCGCGTGCAAAGACGAAGGTGAGGCATGTACAGCCGAACTTCTCCGAGCAGAATATGGAGGAGGTCTGGCAGGCAGTCGTTGAGACGGTAAGAGATGTGGCCGTGCGTTGTGGCGAAGCGATTGAAGGGCTCGTAACAACGGCGCAGGGCGATGGTTGCTGGCTGGTCGATCGCGAGGGAAACCCGGTCCGAGATGCTGTCCTGTGGAACGATGGCCGCGCGTATGCCGTCGTCGAGCGCTGGAGAACGGAAGGCGTCGTCGACAGAGCCTTTTGCCTCAGCGGATCGGTCGCTTATGCCGGTCTTTCAAGCGCAATTGCAAGCTGGTTGAGTGAGAACGAGGCGGAAACGATGGATCGCGCTGCCTGGATTCTCTCCTGCAACGGCTGGATCTTCTCGCGTATGACGCGACGATTTCTGAGCGACCGTTCGGATGGTTCAAACCCATACAGCGACGTAGAGAAAGGGGAGTATTCGACGGAGCTTTTGCGGCTCTATGGGCGCGAGCCGGATGCGAAGCTGCTTCCAGAGATCGCAAGCGGCAAAAAATTGAGTGCTCCGCTGGACGAAGCAGCAGCTCGCCAGATGGGACTGACGGCGGGAATACCGGCGATCATGGCCCCTTACGACATTGTGTCCACCGCCTACGGTTGCGGCGTGGGATCGGCGGGACAAGCGTGCGTCATCCTGGGAACAACATTGTGCCCTGAGGTCGTTACCGATCGGATCGATCTGAATGAAACGCCTGCGGGAACGACAATTGCTCTGGGTGGTGGGCGCTTTCTGCGTGCGATGCCGACGCTGACAGGATGCGAGGCGTTGGAGTGGGCTGCGCGCATGTTGGGATGCGATGGGCTTCACGGTCTGGAGGAGCTTGCTGCTCGCTCTGAGGCTGCTGGGGCGGCGACCTATTTTCTTCCCTATCTGTCGCCGGCAGGTGAACGTGCTCCCTTTCTGGCTCCGGAAGCGAGCGGCAGTTTTCATGGCATAACGCTGGCGACAACGAGGGAAGAGATTGCATTGAGCGTTTACGAGGGGCTTTCTTTTGTAATCCACGAATGTCTTGAGGAGAGTGCGTCTTATCTGTCAGAGATGCGCGTGACGGGTGGTGGAGCGCGGAGCGATCTCTGGTGCCAGCTGATCGCCGATGTAACTGGATTGCGTGTCTTGCGTCCGGAGGGAAGCGAGCAGGGTGCACAGGGAGCGTTTCTGTTCGCGCAGGCGGTGGAACAAGGGGAATCGATTGAGAGCGTGTTGCAACGAATGCCGATTTCAACCGTAGTGTTTTCTCCTCGCGAAGCACGGCTAAGTGTTCTGAGGCGTCGTTACGAGATATGGAAGAGCCTGCGTGCTGTTGTGGCGCCCGAATGGTCTGCGCTGCGAGGTGAACGTTGA
- a CDS encoding carbohydrate kinase codes for MSEPVYLGIDLGTQSVRVLAVTAGGDVAASAANPLRSIREGVRHEQSPQEWWLAVSEGCRKVVRDLGGAEVLGLAVCATSGTILLIDDAGGPLTNGLMYDDARAQAEAAAVNDAGEELWLRMSYRMQPSWALPKLLWLARAGAVRSGVRVAHQNDYINMRLSGSLVATDSSHALKTGYDLIENHWPGKILDRLNLPSDIFPSVVRPGTKIGEVCEAAAGETGIAKGTPIYAGMTDGCAAQIASGAIAEGSWNSVIGTTLVMKGVTGALLHDPAGVVYSHRSPDGRWLPGGASNCGAGLIAKQFMPEEMESLNRAALRADPTGVVVYPLMGTGERYPFSESRAHGFTVGQARSREEQYTATLEGIACVERLAVDALRMLGAPMYGAYTISGGATRSDALNSIRAAMLQRTLHVPSVTESAFGMAVLAASSGSSLQGAAESMVRVERTVEPAYGFERYANQYARFVSELQGRGWLDGALAGAALQGASA; via the coding sequence TTGAGCGAGCCGGTATATCTCGGTATCGACCTCGGCACGCAGAGCGTGCGAGTGCTCGCGGTTACGGCAGGCGGCGATGTTGCAGCTTCCGCGGCGAATCCTTTGAGGAGCATCCGTGAAGGCGTTCGTCATGAGCAATCGCCGCAGGAATGGTGGTTGGCCGTATCGGAAGGGTGCAGAAAGGTAGTGCGCGATCTGGGCGGCGCTGAGGTCCTCGGGCTTGCGGTATGCGCGACGTCCGGGACGATTCTGCTGATAGATGATGCGGGCGGTCCTTTGACCAACGGATTGATGTATGACGATGCGCGCGCGCAGGCCGAAGCCGCCGCGGTCAACGATGCTGGAGAAGAGTTGTGGTTGCGGATGAGCTATCGCATGCAACCCTCGTGGGCATTGCCGAAACTGTTGTGGCTGGCGCGAGCGGGCGCCGTGCGAAGTGGAGTGCGTGTTGCGCATCAGAACGACTACATCAACATGCGTCTGTCGGGGAGCCTTGTTGCAACGGACTCGAGCCATGCGTTGAAGACGGGCTATGACCTCATCGAGAACCATTGGCCGGGAAAAATTTTGGACAGGCTCAATCTTCCATCCGATATATTTCCATCCGTTGTGCGGCCGGGGACAAAGATCGGCGAAGTTTGCGAAGCCGCAGCCGGGGAAACCGGGATAGCAAAGGGGACACCAATCTATGCGGGAATGACGGACGGGTGTGCGGCACAGATTGCTTCGGGCGCAATCGCCGAGGGGAGCTGGAACAGCGTTATCGGAACAACGCTGGTGATGAAAGGAGTCACCGGCGCACTTCTTCATGACCCCGCCGGGGTGGTCTATTCGCACCGTTCGCCCGATGGCCGATGGTTGCCTGGCGGGGCCTCGAACTGCGGAGCAGGATTGATCGCAAAACAGTTTATGCCGGAAGAGATGGAGTCGCTGAACCGGGCAGCTCTTCGTGCAGACCCTACAGGTGTTGTGGTCTATCCATTGATGGGGACGGGTGAGAGGTATCCATTTTCCGAATCGCGTGCCCATGGGTTCACCGTGGGGCAGGCGCGATCTCGCGAAGAGCAGTACACGGCGACGCTGGAAGGTATTGCCTGCGTGGAGCGTCTTGCTGTCGATGCGCTGCGCATGCTGGGCGCGCCGATGTACGGCGCATACACCATCTCAGGAGGGGCCACGCGCAGCGACGCATTGAACAGCATACGGGCAGCGATGCTGCAACGTACCCTTCATGTTCCGTCGGTGACAGAGAGCGCCTTTGGTATGGCGGTGCTGGCTGCCAGTTCGGGGTCGTCGTTACAGGGGGCGGCAGAAAGCATGGTTCGAGTGGAACGTACCGTTGAGCCTGCATATGGATTTGAACGCTACGCGAATCAATATGCCCGTTTTGTGAGCGAGCTTCAGGGGCGTGGGTGGCTCGACGGCGCGCTTGCCGGCGCGGCATTGCAAGGGGCGTCTGCATGA
- a CDS encoding histidine phosphatase family protein has product MTRIVLVRHGETVWHAENRYAGRTDVALTETGRAQARQLAMWAKRQKFDAVWSSPLSRARQTAQPSADALAVPLQIEERLIELDFGDAEGLTSSEMQQQFPSERKAFELDPAANPLPGGESPGAAAMRGEEALRAIASRSPDGRVLVVAHSTLLRLILCRLMGIPLSHYRVLFPHFDNCSITEIGVAPSGATALFTFNVPLSPLQI; this is encoded by the coding sequence ATGACACGAATCGTGCTGGTGCGGCATGGTGAAACGGTTTGGCACGCGGAGAATCGCTATGCCGGGCGAACCGATGTTGCGTTGACGGAGACTGGTCGAGCGCAAGCCAGACAGCTTGCGATGTGGGCGAAGAGACAGAAGTTCGATGCAGTGTGGAGCTCGCCTCTCTCTCGCGCGCGGCAGACGGCGCAGCCATCCGCGGATGCGCTCGCAGTTCCGCTACAGATTGAGGAGCGGCTGATCGAACTCGACTTTGGCGATGCGGAAGGATTGACCTCCAGCGAGATGCAGCAACAGTTCCCATCGGAACGCAAAGCATTTGAACTCGATCCGGCGGCAAATCCGCTGCCGGGAGGAGAGTCGCCAGGCGCGGCTGCGATGCGTGGAGAGGAGGCGCTTCGTGCAATCGCCTCCCGTTCGCCCGATGGGCGCGTTCTGGTGGTAGCTCACAGCACTCTGTTGAGGCTCATACTTTGCCGCCTGATGGGAATACCGCTATCGCACTATCGCGTTTTGTTTCCGCATTTCGATAACTGCTCGATTACTGAAATTGGCGTGGCGCCGTCAGGAGCTACGGCGCTGTTTACCTTTAACGTTCCTTTGTCACCTTTGCAAATCTAG
- a CDS encoding 2-hydroxyacid dehydrogenase — protein MFKEKLVLVGDHFILPSVMRDALGSLVEQFDVQEAMTPFPLEPFSNIAEVREASGSEEMMIDALKGASICIAHHAPLTKRVIESAHDLRLFVVCRGGPVNVNVAAASERGIKIAYTPARNAAATAEHTIAMMMCAIRHISQSDALLRQGQWKGDYTWETAGFELETATVGLIGYGAIGRIVARILRSFGAKVLVYDPFAEIKGDDVEQILQLDDLLDRVDVVSLHARETPDTKSILDEKQIARLKRGAVIVNCARGSLLDYQAMEQALRSGHLSAAAADVFPMEPIPAGSTLLTLPNFVMTPHIAGGTRQAAMKAAAIATEELRRYLAGEPLRYCANP, from the coding sequence ATGTTTAAAGAGAAACTGGTGTTGGTTGGAGATCACTTTATTCTTCCGTCGGTAATGCGGGATGCCCTCGGTAGTCTTGTCGAGCAGTTCGATGTGCAGGAAGCGATGACGCCCTTCCCGCTGGAACCTTTTAGCAATATCGCTGAGGTCCGTGAAGCCTCGGGGTCCGAAGAGATGATGATCGATGCCCTCAAGGGCGCCTCCATCTGCATTGCGCATCATGCGCCACTGACGAAAAGGGTCATCGAGAGCGCGCATGATCTTCGGCTATTTGTTGTGTGCCGCGGGGGGCCGGTCAATGTCAATGTAGCGGCGGCGTCGGAGCGCGGCATCAAGATAGCGTATACGCCCGCGCGCAACGCGGCTGCGACCGCGGAGCATACGATTGCCATGATGATGTGCGCAATCCGGCACATCTCGCAGAGTGATGCCTTACTTCGGCAAGGGCAGTGGAAAGGAGACTACACATGGGAGACTGCCGGATTTGAACTGGAGACTGCGACCGTCGGTTTGATCGGCTATGGAGCGATTGGCCGCATCGTTGCCAGAATTCTGCGGAGCTTTGGAGCGAAGGTCCTCGTCTACGATCCATTTGCCGAAATAAAGGGTGACGATGTCGAGCAGATCCTGCAATTGGATGACCTTCTCGACCGTGTCGATGTCGTTTCGTTGCACGCTCGCGAGACACCCGACACCAAATCGATTCTTGACGAGAAGCAGATCGCTCGCCTGAAGCGAGGTGCGGTAATCGTGAATTGTGCGCGTGGATCGCTGCTCGACTATCAAGCGATGGAGCAGGCGCTCAGGTCGGGTCATCTTTCTGCGGCGGCGGCCGATGTCTTTCCGATGGAGCCTATTCCCGCCGGATCGACACTCCTTACACTTCCAAACTTTGTCATGACGCCACATATCGCAGGCGGCACGCGGCAGGCTGCGATGAAGGCGGCCGCGATCGCGACAGAAGAGCTTCGCCGCTATCTTGCAGGCGAGCCCTTACGATATTGCGCGAATCCCTAA